From the genome of Streptomyces ficellus:
CGGCGAGCCGCCGGATCTCCAGCAGCGTGTGGAAGGCCGGCCGGCCCAGCGCCCAGGCGAGCTGCGCGGGGGTGCGCGAGCCGTCGGCGTGGGCCAGCAGCGCGCGCTGCCGGGCGGTGACCGTCTGGCCGGGCGCCGCGGGCCGGGGGACGACGGGGGCGGCGTCGACGGCCGGGTAGGGCCACACGTTGTCGAGCAACTCCCGGCGGCGCAGCGTCTCCCGCTCCACCTCGGCGGCGGACACGGGACGTACGGCCGCCCGTACCGCGTGCGTTCCGTGCACCGTGCCGTACTGGAAGCGGGCCGGGCTCCGCCCGGGGGCGAGCGCGAAGAACGCCGCGTCGAACAGGGCGCCCAGGTGGCAGATCTCCAGCTCGCCGGCCGCGATCCGGCCGTGCCGCGGCTGTCGCCCGCCCGCCGTGAGCAGGACGTCCGGGCCGGGCGCCACCGGGCTCTCCGCGTGCACCACCCGCCCGTCGACGAGGTACAGCGTCCCGTGGTCCCGTACGAGCGCCCCGGTCGCGTGGTCGCGGGCGAGGCGCAGCAGCATCGGCGAGACGATCGCTCCGGCGGTACGCGTCCTCGTACTCATATCAGCACCAGCCGTTCGGCCAGCTCGCGCAGCCGCAGGCGGGCGAGGGCGAGGTTGCCGGTGGAGCGGTCCAGCCACAGGTGGAGGAAGACGCTGCTGTCGAACGTCGTCTCGACGAACCGCAGGACGTGGTAGCCGGTACGGGTCGTCACGATGACGTCCTCGACCGGCGGGGCCTTCGGGTCCACGCCGCCCCCGCCCGCCAGTACCGGGAGCAGGGACGAGCCGGCGGGGCCCGCGGGCGCCGGTGCCGCCGGGCTCTTCGCGGCCCCGGCCGCGGGAGCCTGCCGCCCCGCCGCCCCGCCGGGCGCGCCCGGTACGGGTACCGGGACCGGCGTCAGCCCCGGTACGGGGGGCAGCCCGGGTATGGGGGACGAGCCGGATATGGGCGCCGCTTCGGGCGACGACGCACGGGGCGGCGATGTGCCGGGCGACGACGTGCCAGGGGACGACGTGCCAGGCGACGTCGGGTCGGGCGACGTGCCGGGGGACGACGTGCCGGGCGACGTCATGTCGGGCGGCGACGCGTCGGGGGCGAACGACTCGTACTCCGCGGCCGCGCGCGCCAGTTCCGCCGTCTCCGCCGCCGTCGTCTCGTGGTCGCCCACCGGGGACTGGCCGGCCGTACCGAGGGCGAGGCCGCTGGTCCAGTCGACGAGAGCCGCACCCCGCGCGCCCGGCAGGCTCATCACTTCGCGCAGGCACTCGTCGATTCCGGGCACGCGGGCTCCCCTCCCAGTTCCCCGTTGCGCTGCAACTGCTGTGACCGCGAGGTTACGCAACGTTCGCTAGCCTGGTGGGAGTTCTGGCATTTTCCAAAGGAACATGCCCGGGAGGGGATAGGGTCGCCGGTTACCCCTCGTGGGGCCGGCCGGCGGCGGGACCGTCGGACCGGCCGGTTCCGAGGGGCAGATTACGGCGTGCCGTGCCCGCGGGTCAGGACTTCTCGCGCTCCGCCGGTGACTCCTCGCCGCGCGCCCGCATCACGAGCTTGTTGACCGCCCAGAGCCCGATGCCGATCGCCAGCAGCACGCCCGCCCGGATGTAGACGTCGGCGTCCCGGTCGGCGAGCGGGCTGGCGAGGATCAGGGCGGTGATCGCGCCGAGCACCGGCAGCACCGTCGGCGTACGGAAGTGCGGGT
Proteins encoded in this window:
- a CDS encoding transcriptional regulator — encoded protein: MSTRTRTAGAIVSPMLLRLARDHATGALVRDHGTLYLVDGRVVHAESPVAPGPDVLLTAGGRQPRHGRIAAGELEICHLGALFDAAFFALAPGRSPARFQYGTVHGTHAVRAAVRPVSAAEVERETLRRRELLDNVWPYPAVDAAPVVPRPAAPGQTVTARQRALLAHADGSRTPAQLAWALGRPAFHTLLEIRRLAAAGLVTTPPEPAPRYAPPLDQAVHGPLPGGPAAHGPGPHTPGPRDPGPRDPGPRDPFTPVAYGTTAAAPYEPVGFAPDPDIALLRRLRDALEAHL